In a genomic window of Brettanomyces nanus chromosome 1, complete sequence:
- a CDS encoding uncharacterized protein (BUSCO:EOG09342JU0), producing the protein MERQATLADVYKQYRAPSNPLTVITAHDFISGAIADSTPNVDMILIGDSLSMTAKGYRSTLEIPFDEYIYACRSVMRGVNNKFVMADMPFGSFESSDSKCIESAVKLMRIGKIGSLKIEGGVEMVDRIRKLCQLGIPVTGHLGLQPQKFNSYGGYKVQGKTADSAVKIYQDALALQDAGCSFIVLECVPHKVAKFITEHLDIPTIGIGSGCGTTGQVLVFSDLLGMMDVKTGRFVKQYMNFHSQAVKALNKYGEEVKLKSFPEDGKHGFVIADNEYDAFLEKVKNVTH; encoded by the exons ATGGA ACGGCAGGCTACATTGGCGGACGTCTACAAGCAATATCGTGCTCCTAGTAATCCTCTTACTGTGATCACTGCTCACGATTTCATATCCGGTGCTATTGCGGACTCTACACCGAATGTTGATATGATTCTTATAGGAGATTCACTTTCTATGACGGCTAAAGGTTACAGATCTACGCTCGAGATCCCCTTCGATGAGTACATTTATGCCTGTAGATCTGTTATGAGGGGAGTCAATAACAAGTTCGTTATGGCAGATATGCCGTTTGGGTCTTTCGAGAGCAGTGATTCTAAGTGTATTGAATCTGCCGTTAAACTTATGAGAATTGGAAAAATAGGATCCCTGAAGATTGAAGGAGGGGTGGAGATGGTTGATAGAATCAGAAAGCTCTGTCAGCTAGGAATCCCCGTTACTGGTCATTTGGGATTACAGCCTCAAAAATTCAATTCCTATGGTGGCTATAAAGTGCAGGGAAAGACGGCTGATAGTGCCGTCAAAATTTACCAGGATGCTTTGGCTTTACAGGATGCTGGATGTAGCTTTATTGTGCTCGAGTGTGTTCCTCATAAGGTGGCCAAGTTTATTACTGAGCATTTGGATATTCCTACTATTGGAATTGGCTCTGGATGTGGAACCACCGGCCAAGTTCTTGTTTTTTCTGACTTGCTTGGAATGATGGATGTCAAAACAGGCAGATTTGTTAAGCAATACATGAACTTTCATTCTCAGGCAGTCAAGGCTTTGAACAAGTACGGAGAGGAGGTCAAACTTAAGAGCTTTCCTGAGGATGGTAAACATGGATTCGTCATAGCAGACAACGAATACGATGCTTTCCTAGAAAAAGTGAAGAATGTCACCCATTAA
- a CDS encoding uncharacterized protein (EggNog:ENOG41) — MFACGVSGFVYIVLYHRDWLNISFLKSLVITISHIYALTLALWLMAYGLVHLPRQIWENAGHYEERLQKAYIKLPALKEKMEDSKFELTDLSARIATLDGLDPPIEYRDWCLQLIRDVPDEFNTGSQHHSYTFATEDPLTTSDITRHTLHELSLKLHRLKWSYNHNLITYEQRIHETIRLEDEVNSKHLGELSYRDAGESRGHNAWLTRNSKYNYTWANYITPIGGTVLALCITLISVVVVESEIFHGIRISLIRLATNSITKHPAGVSIMAIMVVCIPFLTYMLVCALTSLFQVKIFDIYHVESNQSSDPVSLIFFVSYACRLTIPLSYNFLMLLDTDFAKESSFQKFLGGSIKLISLGKFLNDLLPRLVVIPMCLTFFHVWDKVRDKLRGNFLFDYLFDEFDFYDSDENDQDENQNQNQNQNQSQDQAQIHINNEDNIGVSRDISLAREGKQIVQQYVDDVDYNTPLRTFNITQRMVVVDEASDLETSNWLSQIGEGVKGLFSKLRLNTDGVDHLRTYNLLSGHEGGRIALDADDSRASRISSDSGISLSTTYDSDNAILPDEDIRNMGDEQR, encoded by the coding sequence ATGTTCGCCTGTGGTGTGAGTGGCTTTGTTTACATCGTACTCTATCACCGCGATTGGCTGAACATctcctttttgaaaagcCTTGTCATCACTATCAGTCACATATATGCACTTACCTTGGCTCTCTGGTTGATGGCATATGGTTTAGTGCATCTACCGAGGCAGATTTGGGAGAATGCCGGACATTACGAAGAACGACTACAGAAAGCATATATAAAACTTCCGGCtctaaaggagaagatggaggaCTCCAAATTTGAATTGACTGATTTATCCGCCAGAATAGCCACTCTTGATGGTTTGGACCCTCCCATAGAGTATAGGGACTGGTGTTTGCAGCTTATCAGAGACGTTCCAGATGAATTCAATACTGGCAGTCAACATCACTCGTACACTTTTGCAACTGAGGATCCTTTGACTACAAGCGATATTACTCGGCATACTTTACACGAGCTTTCCCTCAAATTGCATAGGCTTAAGTGGAGTTATAACCATAATTTGATTACTTATGAGCAAAGGATTCATGAGACTATCCGACTTGAAGACGAGGTGAATTCTAAACACTTGGGAGAACTCAGCTATAGAGATGCGGGTGAATCGAGAGGTCACAACGCTTGGCTTACTAGAAACTCCAAGTATAACTACACTTGGGCTAACTACATAACGCCTATTGGCGGAACAGTTTTGGCTCTTTGCATAACGTTAATCTCTGTGGTGGTTGTGGAAAGTGAAATTTTCCATGGAATTCGCATCTCTTTGATAAGATTAGCAACAAATTCGATCACAAAACACCCTGCCGGTGTCAGTATTATGGCAATAATGGTGGTTTGCATTCCTTTCTTAACATATATGCTTGTTTGTGCCTTAACATCATTATTCCAGGTGAAGATTTTTGACATATACCACGTGGAATCTAATCAGAGTTCTGATCCGGTGTCCTTGATATTTTTTGTCAGCTATGCCTGTAGGCTTACAATTCCTCTTTCCTACAACTTTCTTATGCTATTGGACACAGATTTTGCCAAGGAATCCAGCTTCCAGAAGTTTCTTGGTGGCTCGATAAAATTGATCTCGTTAGGTAAGTTCTTGaatgatcttcttccaagaCTTGTTGTCATTCCTATGTGTCTCACCTTTTTCCACGTTTGGGACAAAGTGAGGGACAAGCTGAGAGGAAATTTCCTTTTCGATTATTTGTTCGATGAATTTGACTTTTACGATTCTGATGAAAACGACCAGGATGAAAACCAGAACCAGAACCAGAACCAGAACCAGAGTCAAGACCAGGCACAGATACATATAAACAATGAAGACAACATTGGTGTCTCTAGAGACATCAGCTTGGCTCGAGAGGGTAAGCAAATCGTTCAGCAAtatgttgatgatgttgattATAATACTCCTCTTCGCACCTTTAACATTACCCAAAGAATGGTAGTAGTTGACGAAGCATCTGACTTGGAGACGTCCAATTGGTTGAGTCAAATAGGGGAAGGTGTGAAAGGTCTTTTCTCTAAATTGAGATTGAACACGGATGGTGTGGACCATCTACGTACGTACAATTTACTCTCTGGTCATGAGGGTGGTAGAATAGCGTTGGACGCTGACGATAGTAGAGCTTCGAGGATTAGTTCAGACTCCGGGATATCGCTAAGCACTACTTACGATTCAGACAATGCAATATTACCCGATGAGGATATTCGAAATATGGGAGACGAACAGAGGTGA
- the TBP1 gene encoding TATA-binding protein (BUSCO:EOG09343QL8), producing MESLKLPTTAARAKAFTAKGSLAFPMKQNEMKQEDTVADSVVKQEKQPDKILAEAGDISVNATVTVDEKQVNPANSVNEMMTEPGDAAASGIVPTLQNIVATVNLDCRLELKTIALHARNAEYNPKRFAAVIMRIREPKTTALIFASGKMVVTGAKSEDDSKLAARKYARIIQKLGFNAKFTDFKIQNIVGSCDVKFPIRLEGLAYAHGTFSSYEPELFPGLIYRMVKPKIVLLIFVSGKIVLTGAKQREEIYKAFEAIYPVLSEFRKK from the coding sequence ATGGAGTCTTTAAAGTTGCCTACGACGGCAGCTCGTGCTAAGGCTTTCACTGCCAAGGGTTCTTTGGCTTTTCCGATGAAGCAGAATGAGATGAAGCAAGAGGATACCGTAGCAGATTCTGTGGTTAAACAGGAAAAGCAGCCTGATAAGATACTCGCGGAAGCGGGTGATATTAGTGTTAATGCAACAGTGACAGTGGATGAGAAGCAAGTGAATCCAGCCAATAGCGTTAATGAGATGATGACGGAACCTGGCGATGCAGCAGCTTCTGGTATTGTGCCGACATTGCAGAATATTGTTGCCACTGTAAACTTGGACTGCCGTTTGGAGTTGAAGACGATTGCTTTGCATGCACGTAATGCCGAATACAACCCTAAGCGTTTTGCCGCTGTTATTATGAGAATTCGTGAACCAAAAACAACGGCCTTGATCTTCGCATCCGGTAAGATGGTTGTTACAGGTGCTAAATCAGAAGACGATTCGAAGTTGGCTGCTAGAAAGTATGCCAGAATTATTCAAAAATTAGGTTTCAACGCCAAGTTCACAGACTTCAAGATCCAGAATATCGTTGGTTCTTGTGACGTGAAGTTCCCCATTAGATTGGAAGGTTTGGCCTATGCGCATGGTACTTTCAGTTCTTACGAGCCTGAATTGTTTCCTGGTTTAATCTATCGTATGGTTAAACCCAAAATTGTCTTGTTGATCTTTGTTTCTGGCAAAATTGTCTTGACAGGTGCCAAACAAAGAGAGGAGATCTACAAGGCATTTGAAGCCATATATCCCGTGCTAAGTGAGTTTcggaagaaataa
- a CDS encoding uncharacterized protein (EggNog:ENOG41) has translation MTKYNLLVDLLRESFVHDYLESYESLDVLSNVRSKIHKEGYSIETGEYKIEIYGKKGEENSVVIDIESKDGDSKYFQVIRVDITKYGKFPLELNEESKKSLSRDLMVTYRRYFDAYLEHAGDLSGDSNVAAPRDNVVNTRTRAPEGLRQGATASVPRSSGSVRARASPVPSNMAPPGFDDELQIQSSRHGQLSIPKSHQGSFGDADLYPGGTKYPSLDPLGRDSSSSTGGMHPTADDPLFRPELGGGGSPAGPAGLGRIRYDEPLAGPNDDLNLAGEGLPPDMGLGSRRSGNPGGSRGSRGYRGSRGPGGPGGPGGPGGPGGPGFMGGSSGFI, from the coding sequence ATGACAAAATACAATTTATTGGTTGACTTATTAAGGGAATCGTTTGTGCACGATTATTTGGAAAGCTATGAGTCATTGGATGTGCTATCCAATGTTCGGAGCAAGATACATAAAGAAGGATATAGTATTGAGACGGGAGAATACAAGATAGAGATTTACGGAAAGAAGGGCGAAGAAAATTCGGTGGTAATTGACATTGAAAGCAAAGACGGTGACTCTAAGTATTTTCAGGTCATACGGGTGGATATAACGAAGTACGGGAAATTTCCTTTGGAGCTAAATGAAGAGTCCAAGAAGAGTTTGTCAAGGGACCTGATGGTGACATATAGGCGATATTTTGATGCATATTTGGAACACGCGGGTGATTTAAGCGGGGATTCCAATGTCGCTGCGCCGAGGGACAACGTGGTGAATACGCGTACGCGCGCACCGGAGGGTCTTCGCCAGGGGGCGACGGCCTCTGTGCCGCGAAGCTCGGGGTCTGTCCGTGCACGGGCAAGTCCAGTTCCCTCCAACATGGCTCCACCGGGTTTCGACGATGAGTTGCAGATCCAGTCAAGTCGACACGGTCAATTGAGCATACCGAAAAGTCATCAGGGATCTTTTGGCGATGCTGATTTGTATCCTGGGGGAACCAAGTATCCATCATTGGATCCTCTTGGACGTGACAGTTCTTCCAGCACAGGTGGTATGCATCCTACGGCAGACGATCCATTGTTTAGGCCGGAGTTGGGTGGTGGCGGTTCCCCTGCTGGTCCAGCTGGGCTTGGGCGAATTCGTTACGATGAGCCCCTCGCTGGACCTAACGATGATTTGAATTTGGCAGGAGAGGGATTACCTCCGGATATGGGTTTAGGATCTCGAAGATCTGGGAATCCTGGCGGGTCCCGTGGGTCTCGTGGGTATCGTGGGTCTCGTGGACCTGGTGGACCTGGTGGACCTGGTGGTCCTGGTGGTCCTGGTGGACCTGGGTTCATGGGTGGAAGTTCTGGCTTTATTTAA